A single genomic interval of Nitrososphaerales archaeon harbors:
- the hydA gene encoding dihydropyrimidinase: protein MDFVVKNARIVTSSDTFESNIGIENGKIAALSTHLEAGGAKTFDARGKIVVPGGIDAHTHMELPVMETASADDFYTGTVAAACGGITSIIDYVDPKSGQSILDALAEYRRKADQKVATDYGLHMVFKGQNLADIDQIPKVVERGVPSFKLFMTYRTRGLMLDDVDCYKVMKKVAGAGGLVAVHAESNGIIENLVEANLSAGKTEAKYHALSRPAIAEAEAVSRAARLAQTAGAPLCVVHLSSRAGMEAVELARTNGANVFAETCPHYLVLTDQVYERADGRNFVMSPALKTAEDCASLWQGLRAGGGVETVGSDHCPFTSAQKDLGIGDFTKIPSGVPGTETIIPILYSEGVRKGRISIFDMVRVSSQAPARRFGLYPSKGSIMVGSDADFVIIDPNKKARLTADVLHSKIDYSIYDHMTTEGYPILTVSRGETIMENGDFVGKRGLGKFIPRKAAGQ, encoded by the coding sequence ATGGATTTCGTGGTCAAGAACGCTAGAATCGTAACATCTTCAGACACGTTTGAATCGAACATAGGAATTGAGAACGGGAAGATCGCCGCGCTCTCGACGCACTTGGAAGCAGGCGGGGCTAAGACCTTTGATGCGAGGGGAAAGATCGTAGTTCCCGGCGGGATAGATGCGCACACTCACATGGAGTTGCCCGTCATGGAAACCGCGTCGGCAGACGACTTCTACACGGGCACAGTGGCAGCAGCATGCGGAGGCATCACCAGCATAATCGATTACGTGGATCCGAAGTCAGGCCAATCGATCCTCGACGCTCTCGCTGAATACAGGCGAAAGGCAGACCAAAAGGTTGCGACAGACTATGGCCTTCACATGGTGTTCAAGGGACAGAACCTTGCCGATATCGACCAGATACCGAAGGTCGTGGAACGAGGCGTCCCAAGTTTCAAGCTCTTCATGACCTACAGGACGAGGGGTCTGATGCTTGATGACGTTGATTGTTACAAGGTCATGAAGAAGGTGGCGGGTGCCGGAGGACTTGTCGCTGTTCATGCCGAAAGTAACGGGATAATAGAAAACCTCGTGGAAGCCAACTTGTCAGCTGGCAAGACCGAAGCAAAGTATCACGCCCTGAGCAGACCCGCAATCGCCGAGGCCGAGGCAGTTTCGAGAGCCGCACGTTTGGCCCAAACTGCAGGAGCACCACTGTGCGTGGTCCATCTCTCTAGCAGGGCGGGAATGGAGGCCGTAGAACTGGCACGAACGAACGGAGCCAACGTCTTTGCCGAAACCTGCCCACACTACCTCGTCCTGACAGATCAAGTCTACGAGCGAGCCGACGGTCGAAACTTCGTGATGTCTCCTGCTTTGAAAACTGCAGAAGACTGTGCTAGTCTGTGGCAGGGCTTGAGGGCCGGAGGCGGAGTAGAAACAGTCGGCAGTGACCACTGTCCGTTCACAAGCGCTCAGAAGGACCTGGGAATAGGGGATTTCACGAAGATCCCGAGCGGCGTCCCCGGTACTGAAACGATAATACCGATACTCTACTCAGAGGGAGTAAGGAAAGGACGGATTTCAATCTTTGATATGGTAAGGGTTAGTTCGCAGGCCCCAGCCAGACGTTTTGGTCTGTACCCCTCAAAGGGCTCGATTATGGTTGGATCAGACGCGGATTTTGTCATAATCGATCCTAACAAGAAGGCCAGGCTAACCGCCGATGTTCTTCACTCGAAGATTGACTACAGCATCTACGACCACATGACCACCGAGGGCTACCCAATCCTAACCGTAAGCAGAGGAGAGACAATCATGGAGAACGGTGATTTTGTCGGGAAGAGAGGGCTCGGTAAGTTCATTCCGAGAAAGGCTGCCGGCCAGTAA
- a CDS encoding amidohydrolase has translation MPTNSDSILIEDGIIVTMDSRLRVIQGGSVLVEDGRIVEVGESGSIRRRHKTDLRISARGMVVIPGLIDTHVHLAQGLLRGCADDLSLIDWLRKRVWPLQGNFTEADGKVSAELSMLEMLKSGTTSFVGVDVVSRYGFDGIARSVARAGMRGALAKTVMDSPGYGTKRSIMPPGLVEEKDACIREAKSMIQKWNGIRDGLVKVWVAPRSLGGCSKELYIQVAGLARDYDTSVTMHLAEVREDVVYAKENFGMTPFEFIDSVGLAGPRSLFAHMVWLDDSDIRLVARTKSNVAHCPSSNLKLASGIPKVSEMIETGVNVGLGCDGAPCNNSYDMIREMKLAAIIQKVRLLDPRIMPATKVLEMATMNGARAIGMQKEVGSIEVGKRADLVIIDLQKPHLVPYRDIVSNIVYSAMGSDVDTVLIDGRVVLSEGKALTLDEEKIMKEAERHQEGLIARSGIKV, from the coding sequence ATGCCGACGAATTCGGATTCTATCCTGATCGAAGACGGAATCATTGTCACCATGGACTCTCGGTTGAGGGTCATCCAGGGAGGTTCAGTCTTGGTAGAGGATGGAAGAATCGTCGAGGTGGGCGAATCTGGCTCCATCCGCAGGAGGCACAAGACAGATCTGCGAATCTCGGCGAGGGGGATGGTCGTAATACCAGGACTAATCGACACGCATGTTCACCTAGCTCAGGGACTGCTGAGAGGCTGCGCCGACGACCTTTCACTGATTGACTGGCTCAGGAAGAGGGTTTGGCCTCTCCAAGGAAACTTCACTGAAGCAGACGGGAAGGTAAGCGCGGAGCTTTCGATGCTCGAGATGCTGAAGAGTGGGACGACGTCCTTCGTGGGGGTCGATGTCGTGTCGAGGTACGGTTTCGACGGCATTGCAAGGTCGGTCGCCCGGGCAGGCATGAGAGGGGCACTTGCCAAGACCGTAATGGACAGCCCGGGATATGGCACGAAGCGCAGCATAATGCCGCCGGGGCTTGTAGAGGAAAAGGATGCGTGCATCAGGGAAGCGAAGTCAATGATCCAGAAGTGGAATGGGATCAGAGACGGTTTGGTCAAGGTCTGGGTCGCGCCTAGGTCGCTGGGAGGATGCAGCAAGGAGCTATACATCCAGGTGGCTGGGCTGGCCCGAGACTACGACACAAGTGTAACGATGCACCTCGCCGAGGTAAGGGAGGATGTGGTGTACGCGAAGGAGAACTTCGGGATGACGCCATTCGAGTTCATCGATAGCGTGGGCTTGGCTGGTCCCCGTTCGTTGTTCGCCCATATGGTCTGGCTCGACGACTCGGACATCAGACTGGTGGCAAGAACCAAATCGAATGTTGCGCACTGCCCTTCCTCCAATCTCAAGCTTGCCTCGGGGATACCGAAGGTGTCCGAAATGATCGAGACAGGGGTCAACGTTGGGCTCGGATGCGATGGTGCTCCCTGTAACAACTCGTACGACATGATACGAGAGATGAAACTGGCAGCCATCATCCAGAAGGTTAGGCTGCTCGACCCACGGATAATGCCTGCGACAAAGGTCCTGGAGATGGCCACGATGAACGGGGCGCGGGCGATTGGGATGCAAAAAGAGGTCGGTTCGATTGAGGTCGGAAAGAGGGCCGACCTAGTCATCATAGATTTGCAGAAACCACACCTCGTTCCCTACAGGGATATAGTGTCGAACATAGTCTACTCTGCCATGGGGAGCGACGTGGACACGGTGCTGATCGACGGGAGGGTTGTGCTCAGCGAGGGAAAGGCACTGACGCTCGATGAAGAGAAGATCATGAAAGAGGCTGAGCGGCACCAAGAAGGGCTCATCGCGAGGTCGGGCATCAAAGTATAG
- a CDS encoding alkaline phosphatase family protein, with product MPALKLPPGSVTPRYGSGCISEIPATMMDLLGVKPSGPKLSSNLLGGIDLSRVDNVVLLVADGFGMNEWQRQKCVGLVKSISSKGSVRPITTVFPSTTAAALTTLATGLTPQEHALPEWFVYLREVDSVVATLPFSFIRDYGRETLRGHMRPRALFDGTTVFKKLRDAGVATYSFTNGSLVDTTYTKLVHGASRMVPYFGSSDMTASLRRTVESARGPSFFYVYWSRVDTVEHHYGPNTDESELEASSISFVLQRGFVEKLSRSAARRTLLIVTADHGQINVNPDKTLYLNMYRSLVRSFRKTELGGPITPAGNARDIFLYVEEDRKEEMLELLRRRLAGKATVLRTEDAIRAGLFGLNRPSRKFRDRVGNILVLPHGRRTIWYRGERGYELELLGHHGGLSKDEMTVPLAVGRLSDLQG from the coding sequence TTGCCCGCCCTCAAGCTCCCTCCTGGCTCAGTGACGCCGAGGTACGGTTCTGGCTGCATCTCGGAGATTCCAGCCACAATGATGGATTTGCTAGGAGTCAAACCCTCGGGTCCCAAGCTGTCTTCAAACCTTCTCGGAGGCATCGACCTCTCTAGAGTCGACAACGTCGTCCTGCTCGTTGCTGACGGGTTCGGAATGAACGAGTGGCAAAGGCAGAAGTGCGTTGGCCTCGTCAAGAGCATCTCCTCGAAAGGCAGCGTCAGACCCATCACCACAGTCTTCCCCTCTACCACCGCCGCTGCGCTCACCACACTCGCCACCGGCCTGACGCCGCAGGAGCACGCACTTCCCGAGTGGTTCGTCTACCTGAGGGAGGTCGACTCGGTCGTCGCGACGCTGCCGTTCAGCTTCATTCGAGACTATGGTAGAGAGACTCTCAGGGGCCACATGAGGCCCCGCGCACTCTTCGACGGCACTACCGTCTTCAAGAAGCTGAGGGACGCGGGCGTGGCGACATACTCGTTCACAAACGGGTCGCTCGTGGACACCACTTACACGAAACTGGTTCACGGGGCGAGCAGGATGGTCCCCTACTTCGGCTCGTCCGACATGACTGCCAGCCTCCGCAGAACGGTCGAGTCAGCAAGAGGCCCATCATTCTTCTACGTCTACTGGAGCCGCGTCGACACCGTCGAGCACCATTACGGGCCGAACACCGACGAGTCCGAGCTGGAAGCTTCGTCAATCTCTTTCGTGCTCCAGAGAGGGTTTGTCGAGAAGCTGAGTCGGAGCGCTGCAAGGAGGACGCTCCTAATCGTCACAGCAGACCATGGCCAGATCAACGTCAACCCTGACAAAACGCTCTACCTCAACATGTACAGGAGCCTCGTGAGGAGCTTCCGCAAGACTGAGTTGGGAGGACCGATTACGCCTGCAGGCAACGCGCGGGACATCTTCCTGTACGTCGAGGAAGACAGGAAAGAGGAGATGCTTGAGCTCTTGAGAAGAAGGCTCGCTGGGAAAGCGACCGTCCTGAGAACGGAAGACGCAATTCGAGCAGGGTTGTTCGGCCTGAACAGGCCTTCGAGGAAGTTCAGAGACCGGGTCGGGAACATCCTCGTCCTCCCGCACGGGAGGCGAACAATCTGGTACAGAGGCGAGCGCGGCTACGAACTCGAGCTGCTCGGCCATCATGGCGGACTCTCAAAGGACGAGATGACGGTGCCGCTGGCAGTCGGCCGACTGTCCGACCTCCAGGGCTGA
- a CDS encoding ZIP family metal transporter, whose amino-acid sequence MELILLGAVAGFTIFFGLPVALLGASDRLKGFLNALAVGILVFLIVDVLAHAWNSTTAVVVSAFLGQGSPATAAVDLLAMFGGLTVGLGSLVIYERRYLGHAAPAAGVEGSKLATMIALGIGAHNLSEGLAIGQSYASGAIALAIVLVVGFGAHNATEGFGITAPLAGLNPRPKFSFLVKVLLIGGSPTFFGTILGSLFYSPVAYILFLSLAGGALVYVTMTMFSTGRRRSGNDLMMAGVFIGLCAGFLTDLIVSLGGA is encoded by the coding sequence GTGGAGCTTATTCTCCTTGGCGCAGTGGCTGGCTTCACCATCTTCTTCGGCCTTCCAGTTGCACTGCTGGGCGCGAGCGATAGGCTGAAGGGATTCCTGAACGCGCTGGCGGTCGGGATTCTCGTCTTTCTGATAGTCGACGTACTCGCGCACGCGTGGAATTCGACGACTGCTGTCGTGGTCTCGGCGTTCCTCGGGCAGGGCTCGCCAGCAACCGCTGCGGTGGACCTCCTCGCGATGTTCGGGGGCCTGACCGTGGGCCTTGGTAGCTTGGTGATCTACGAGAGAAGGTACCTCGGTCACGCTGCGCCCGCGGCTGGAGTAGAAGGGAGCAAGCTCGCGACTATGATCGCGCTCGGGATAGGGGCGCACAACCTCAGCGAGGGTCTCGCGATAGGTCAGTCGTACGCATCAGGAGCTATCGCACTTGCCATAGTCCTGGTTGTCGGATTCGGCGCGCACAACGCGACGGAGGGGTTCGGCATAACCGCGCCCCTGGCGGGTCTGAACCCGAGGCCGAAGTTTTCGTTCCTCGTCAAGGTGCTGCTGATAGGAGGGAGCCCGACCTTCTTTGGGACGATCCTTGGCAGCCTGTTCTACTCGCCCGTGGCGTACATACTCTTCCTGTCGCTGGCTGGAGGCGCTCTCGTCTACGTGACGATGACGATGTTCAGCACCGGCAGGCGGAGAAGCGGCAACGACCTCATGATGGCCGGGGTCTTCATCGGCCTCTGCGCAGGGTTCCTCACCGACCTGATTGTCAGCCTCGGCGGAGCCTAG
- the amrS gene encoding AmmeMemoRadiSam system radical SAM enzyme, giving the protein MSLPQRLTEPSGRLAELYRALPNGRVQCTACARLCQIGEGQVGLCGVRGVVSGKLYLLVYGKIIAGHIDPIEKKPVVHYRPGSKVFSIATTGCSWLCRYCQNADISQRRRVEGTDASPQEVVSMALSYGCEGLAYTYNQPTIFMEYARDVGEIARSKGLFNIFVSNGYDTPETVAMMDSFLDCITVDFKGSGEREFVRKYIGIPDAGPIFRTLLDIKRKTRVHIEITDLIVPTVGDSLEAAAKMCKWVYDNLGPDTPVHFLRFHPDYKMMEFPSTPVETLEKHYAVGQRAGLNYVYVGNVPGHPAESTYCPGCKAVLVKRFGYEILEYNLDGQNKCRFCGQQTPLVGPLSKSYDDDRFIPVVS; this is encoded by the coding sequence ATGTCTCTTCCACAGAGACTGACCGAGCCGTCGGGAAGACTGGCTGAGCTCTACAGGGCTCTGCCGAACGGCAGGGTCCAGTGCACGGCCTGCGCCAGGCTCTGCCAGATAGGCGAGGGGCAGGTCGGGCTCTGCGGAGTCAGGGGTGTGGTGAGCGGGAAGCTGTACCTCCTGGTTTACGGCAAGATCATCGCGGGCCACATCGACCCAATCGAGAAGAAGCCCGTCGTCCACTACAGACCGGGCTCGAAGGTCTTCTCAATCGCGACCACGGGCTGTAGTTGGCTGTGTCGTTACTGTCAGAACGCTGACATCAGCCAGCGCAGGAGGGTTGAGGGCACAGATGCTTCTCCCCAGGAGGTAGTCTCCATGGCCTTGTCATACGGCTGCGAAGGTCTGGCGTACACCTACAACCAGCCGACGATTTTCATGGAGTACGCCAGGGACGTGGGCGAGATAGCAAGGTCGAAGGGCCTCTTCAACATCTTCGTCTCCAACGGCTACGACACCCCGGAGACCGTCGCGATGATGGACTCCTTCTTGGACTGCATCACGGTCGACTTCAAGGGCAGCGGCGAGAGGGAGTTCGTGAGGAAGTACATCGGAATCCCTGACGCAGGCCCGATCTTCCGCACGCTGCTGGACATCAAGCGGAAGACCAGGGTCCACATCGAGATCACCGACCTGATCGTGCCAACGGTCGGCGACTCGCTCGAGGCCGCAGCGAAGATGTGCAAGTGGGTCTACGACAACCTTGGACCGGACACGCCAGTTCACTTCCTTCGGTTCCACCCAGACTACAAGATGATGGAGTTCCCGTCAACGCCGGTGGAGACGCTCGAGAAGCACTACGCGGTGGGGCAGAGGGCCGGCCTGAACTACGTCTACGTGGGCAACGTCCCAGGCCACCCCGCAGAGAGCACCTACTGCCCGGGTTGCAAAGCGGTCCTGGTCAAGCGCTTCGGATACGAGATCCTCGAGTACAACCTTGACGGACAGAACAAGTGCAGATTCTGTGGTCAGCAGACGCCTTTAGTCGGACCGCTGAGCAAATCCTACGATGATGACAGGTTCATCCCGGTAGTCAGCTGA
- the trxB gene encoding thioredoxin-disulfide reductase, translated as MDKAVRKLVIIGSGPAGLTAAIYGARADLEPLVFMGTKYGGQLMITSDVENFPGFPDPVLGPDLMERMKSQAERLGAELVQQDVVKVNFKVNPFEVHTPDGMVRALSVIVATGANPRRLNLQSEMRLMGKGVSNCAVCDGFFFRGKKVAVVGGGDTAMEEATFLTKFASSVQVIHRRKELRASAALQKEAFANPKISFIWDSAVEEVLGDGRVRGVRLKNLATGKESELQVDGLFVSIGYDPNTEIFRGQLELDEKGYPRVRNETESSVPGVFVAGDVRDFRYRQAVTAAADGCKALLDAERFVKAKLHTVKAVS; from the coding sequence ATGGACAAAGCAGTCAGGAAGTTGGTGATTATAGGGTCAGGGCCCGCAGGTCTAACAGCCGCCATCTACGGCGCGAGGGCGGACCTTGAGCCTCTCGTCTTCATGGGGACGAAGTACGGAGGCCAGCTCATGATTACGAGCGACGTCGAGAACTTCCCTGGTTTCCCCGACCCTGTGCTCGGCCCAGACCTGATGGAGAGGATGAAGTCGCAGGCGGAGAGGCTGGGAGCAGAACTTGTGCAGCAGGACGTCGTCAAGGTCAACTTCAAGGTGAACCCGTTCGAGGTCCACACTCCGGACGGAATGGTGAGGGCACTCTCGGTGATAGTCGCGACTGGCGCCAACCCGAGGAGGCTGAACCTGCAGTCGGAGATGAGACTGATGGGCAAGGGCGTCTCGAACTGCGCGGTCTGCGACGGTTTCTTCTTCAGAGGGAAGAAGGTGGCGGTCGTGGGTGGAGGGGACACCGCCATGGAGGAGGCGACCTTCCTCACAAAGTTCGCGAGCTCGGTCCAGGTGATACACAGGAGGAAGGAGCTGAGAGCGAGCGCTGCGCTGCAGAAGGAGGCGTTCGCCAACCCGAAGATCAGCTTCATCTGGGATTCCGCTGTGGAAGAGGTGCTGGGAGACGGGAGGGTTCGGGGTGTTAGGCTGAAGAACCTGGCCACCGGCAAGGAGAGCGAGTTGCAGGTGGACGGCCTCTTCGTGTCAATCGGATACGACCCGAACACGGAGATCTTCAGAGGGCAGCTCGAGCTGGATGAGAAAGGCTACCCCAGGGTGAGGAACGAAACGGAATCGAGCGTGCCAGGAGTCTTCGTGGCCGGCGACGTACGCGACTTCCGGTACAGGCAGGCCGTGACCGCTGCCGCGGACGGGTGCAAGGCTCTACTGGATGCGGAGAGGTTCGTCAAAGCGAAGCTGCACACTGTGAAGGCGGTCAGCTGA
- the gcvPA gene encoding aminomethyl-transferring glycine dehydrogenase subunit GcvPA: MSGHHPLLPNLDEALVEEMLRRIGAKAIDELFSDIPVGVRLRRPLRIPDGESEYTVRRDIQNKLSANATPPRALCFLGGGVWPHYVPAVVESITSRQEFYTSYTPYQAEVSQGMLQSLFEYQSLMCDLLGMEACNSSMYDWASAVGEAVRMAVRVTGRNTVLVGANAGPRRIAVMNSYIEPLGMKVEPVTFDRATGAIELEDLKRKLSNDVAALYFENPNYLGVIEEGSDEVISAVHEHGGLAIVGVDPISLSLVREPGSYGADVVVGEGQPLGIPMNYGGPHLGILAVREMRLARNMPGRLIGITTSVADPSQKAFAMVLQTREQHIRREAATSNICTNQALMTVAAASYLALLGRSGFRQLGESVISNSHYAAKRLSRIRGLKSPLFRGPFFKEFAVEYPRGTAEGVYRRLARRGVLGGYPLERGFGLGSRAALFCVTEVHTSEDIERLADSLEEAI, translated from the coding sequence TTGTCAGGGCATCATCCTCTCCTCCCCAACCTAGATGAGGCGCTCGTGGAGGAGATGTTGAGACGAATCGGCGCCAAGGCCATCGACGAACTGTTCTCCGACATACCGGTCGGCGTTCGCCTCCGCAGGCCCTTGAGGATACCAGATGGGGAATCGGAGTACACGGTGAGGAGGGACATCCAGAACAAGCTATCCGCGAACGCAACGCCGCCTAGGGCGCTCTGCTTCCTTGGAGGGGGGGTCTGGCCCCACTACGTGCCCGCCGTCGTGGAATCGATCACATCGAGGCAGGAGTTCTACACGAGCTACACACCCTACCAGGCAGAGGTCAGCCAGGGGATGCTGCAATCCCTCTTCGAGTACCAGAGCCTGATGTGCGACCTGTTGGGGATGGAGGCGTGCAACAGCTCCATGTACGACTGGGCGTCTGCAGTCGGCGAGGCGGTCAGGATGGCCGTGAGGGTTACCGGAAGGAACACAGTCCTGGTCGGGGCGAACGCAGGTCCAAGAAGAATTGCGGTGATGAACTCCTACATCGAACCGCTCGGGATGAAGGTGGAGCCGGTGACCTTCGACCGTGCGACTGGGGCGATTGAACTCGAAGACCTGAAGAGAAAACTCTCGAACGACGTCGCAGCCCTGTACTTCGAGAACCCGAACTACCTCGGTGTGATTGAGGAGGGATCCGACGAGGTCATCTCTGCCGTCCACGAGCATGGGGGACTGGCAATTGTCGGGGTCGACCCCATATCCCTCTCACTCGTCAGAGAACCCGGAAGCTACGGGGCGGACGTAGTCGTCGGAGAGGGGCAGCCGCTCGGAATACCAATGAACTACGGCGGCCCTCATCTGGGGATACTGGCTGTCAGGGAGATGAGGCTGGCCAGGAACATGCCAGGCCGCCTGATCGGGATTACAACCTCAGTTGCCGACCCCTCGCAGAAGGCCTTCGCGATGGTTCTCCAGACGAGGGAGCAGCACATCAGAAGGGAAGCCGCGACCTCGAATATCTGCACGAACCAGGCCTTGATGACCGTTGCCGCTGCCAGCTACCTCGCTCTCCTGGGCAGGAGCGGCTTCCGCCAGCTCGGCGAATCGGTAATCTCCAACTCCCACTATGCCGCAAAGAGGCTCTCCAGAATCCGTGGGTTGAAGTCGCCTCTCTTCCGTGGCCCCTTCTTCAAGGAGTTCGCAGTAGAGTACCCGCGGGGCACTGCCGAAGGCGTCTACCGCAGACTCGCGAGAAGAGGAGTTCTCGGCGGCTACCCTCTGGAGCGAGGGTTCGGTCTCGGAAGCAGGGCCGCGCTCTTCTGCGTCACAGAGGTCCACACCTCCGAAGACATCGAGAGACTCGCAGATTCGCTGGAGGAGGCGATCTAG
- the gcvPB gene encoding aminomethyl-transferring glycine dehydrogenase subunit GcvPB yields the protein MGFVPPRDPKTSKLVRNPSSLVPERMRRGSLNLPELSELQVVRHFNRLSQMNFSVELGMYPLGSCTMKYNPKVSEVVSGSDGMKYAHPLQPPETVQGLLSIFYELEQFLTEITGMNRFTLSTAAGAQGEFAGVLMIRKYLRDHGKGEKDEMLVPDSAHGSNPASAAMAGFKIVKVPSDETGQVRAKAVRELVSEKTAGMMFTVPNTLGLFESEVVEVCQAVHDAGGLMYYDGANMNALLGKARPGDMGFDVVHLNLHKTFATPHGGGGPGAGPVGVARKLAEYLPVPVVSRRRREYYLDYDLKHTIGPLKGFVGNSAVLLRAYTYIRLLGSTGLSNVSSLAVLAANYLWRTLDPEAFPVSHGKGLWRKHEAVVSVKSPLSGGAMKVAKAILDYGMHSPTVYFPLIVSEALMIEPTESEPLEILDEYAVALNKIAKSLSEGTLGEVPRNTSAGKVDEVKASHPLSLRVHW from the coding sequence ATAGGGTTCGTCCCTCCCAGAGACCCCAAGACCTCGAAGCTCGTGCGGAATCCATCCTCGCTTGTACCTGAGCGCATGAGACGCGGGTCCTTGAACCTGCCAGAGCTCTCCGAGCTCCAGGTGGTGAGGCACTTCAACCGTCTCTCGCAGATGAACTTCTCAGTGGAACTAGGCATGTATCCTCTCGGAAGCTGCACGATGAAGTACAACCCGAAGGTCTCAGAGGTCGTCTCTGGCTCCGACGGGATGAAATACGCGCACCCGCTCCAGCCGCCAGAGACAGTCCAGGGGCTCCTGTCGATATTCTATGAGCTGGAGCAATTCCTCACGGAGATTACGGGGATGAACAGGTTCACGCTCTCGACCGCCGCTGGTGCTCAAGGCGAGTTCGCAGGCGTGCTGATGATTAGGAAGTACCTGAGGGACCATGGCAAGGGAGAGAAGGACGAGATGCTCGTCCCCGACTCCGCCCACGGCAGCAATCCCGCCAGCGCAGCGATGGCGGGTTTCAAGATCGTCAAGGTGCCATCTGATGAGACGGGTCAGGTGCGCGCGAAGGCAGTCAGGGAGCTGGTGTCTGAGAAAACGGCGGGCATGATGTTCACCGTCCCGAACACGCTGGGGCTCTTCGAGAGCGAAGTGGTCGAGGTCTGCCAGGCGGTCCACGATGCCGGGGGTCTGATGTACTACGACGGCGCCAACATGAACGCCCTCCTGGGGAAGGCAAGGCCGGGCGACATGGGCTTCGACGTAGTCCACCTGAACCTGCACAAGACGTTCGCAACTCCTCACGGAGGGGGCGGGCCAGGGGCAGGGCCTGTCGGGGTGGCCAGGAAGCTCGCAGAGTACCTTCCCGTCCCGGTCGTCTCGCGACGCAGAAGGGAGTACTACTTGGATTATGACCTCAAGCACACGATCGGGCCGCTGAAGGGTTTCGTGGGGAACTCCGCGGTGCTGCTGCGGGCCTACACCTACATCCGGCTGCTCGGGTCGACTGGCCTCTCGAACGTCTCCTCGCTCGCAGTACTCGCGGCAAACTACCTATGGCGAACGCTAGACCCAGAGGCGTTCCCAGTGTCCCACGGCAAGGGCCTCTGGAGGAAGCACGAGGCGGTGGTCTCGGTCAAGAGTCCGCTTTCCGGCGGGGCGATGAAGGTGGCGAAGGCGATTCTGGACTACGGCATGCACTCGCCGACCGTCTACTTCCCGCTCATTGTCAGCGAGGCGCTCATGATCGAGCCCACAGAGTCCGAGCCCCTCGAGATTCTGGACGAATACGCAGTAGCGCTCAACAAGATAGCGAAGTCGCTGTCTGAAGGCACTCTCGGCGAGGTTCCGAGGAACACGAGCGCGGGGAAGGTGGACGAGGTCAAGGCCTCCCATCCCTTATCGCTCAGGGTGCACTGGTAG
- a CDS encoding iron-sulfur cluster assembly protein gives MDSDLTKKVTERLNELVDEETTRKFGELNIVNEVTDMASGSVRVKFQPLSPYSPLAVDIGKKIREAALSVEGVVAVRVECSGHMMDDLVNRIVNKDDIRPKKTQ, from the coding sequence TTGGACAGCGACCTGACGAAGAAGGTCACCGAGAGGCTCAACGAGCTCGTCGACGAGGAGACAACGCGCAAGTTCGGAGAGCTGAACATCGTGAATGAGGTCACCGATATGGCCAGCGGGTCGGTCCGAGTGAAGTTCCAACCGCTCTCGCCGTACAGCCCACTTGCGGTCGACATCGGGAAGAAGATACGAGAAGCTGCCCTTTCCGTTGAAGGGGTCGTGGCTGTGCGGGTGGAGTGCAGCGGCCACATGATGGACGACCTCGTTAACAGAATTGTAAACAAGGATGATATCAGGCCCAAGAAGACGCAGTGA